The Epinephelus lanceolatus isolate andai-2023 chromosome 12, ASM4190304v1, whole genome shotgun sequence genome segment GAAGTTGGAGCGAGTTTGAGCAGACCTGAGGCCTGGTACTCATTTAGTTCCCCATACAGAGGATTAAACATTTGATCTTGGTAACAAATGGCCCTATTTCTGGTTTACTATACCTGCCCCCGGTGATTAAGTTTTTCTGTAAGCACTTCAGCTGCTAAACATTGAGCGTAACCTTTAACTAATTAACTTCTTAAGAAGCTTCACATTAACCCAACATCAGTGAGGGTAAAGGTTCTCACAGAGCACAGGATCATTTTACATACCTGgggtttttatattttttcattttagtgaAGTTATCATCAAGGAGCCAAGTTTAGGAAGTGTGGTGCTGAAGGTGGTTCAGTGTGTTCACAGGACTGCAGTGGTGCTGGAGCTTCCTCGCATTGCATTGGTTGTGCGATGCTGACTTTGTGTAGTTTGGTTGACGTCCACTCTCGGGGCTCCAGGGCAGCCGAAGACCCAGGAAGAGTCCTGCCCTGTGATGTCAAAACAAGTCATGAATGTGGATCCTTCTCTTGGTCGCTGTCAGTCTCAGTGTCTTCCGTTCTAATAATGGAATAATGGACTATGAAGTGTTGACCTGTTAAATGatttgtgttaaaataaatctgtgtaATCTCACAGGTTATTTAAGTCCAGAAAACATTTGTAGAGTTCATCCTTCACACTACTGAGGCAATGGAACTACACCTTTTTTGTCCAGTGAACAGCAGCAACTCAGGTGTGGAGTAAGGAAGTAAGAGCACAGAAAgataaataattattaataaaacaGGCAATCTTTGAATAACAAATTAAGTGATATTTTATGGATAAATGTGTTGCAAGGCTACTTTACCCAATGAGGTAGGCTCCATTAATTTCTCTGTCTTCACAGCCTTTTCTAAAACTGTATGATGCAGATGTGGGTCTTCACACTCACAGTGTCCCAGGTTtaccacacagacacatcatCTGAAATTCCTTTGTTATGTTTGATCTTTAATTTTCACCTGAATCTGAGTATAAATTCCTTTCATCCAACATTTGAATTATTTATATCTACTAAACATGTTGGAGTACAGCATACACAAGCCTATGGGACTGACATTGTTAGTTTATACTGGGGTGTAATTTACTACCAAAACCTGATCTTAGTGGACTTTAATGAGTCACAATTTCCTCTGCAGGTTAACAAATTACTGTAATCTTTAACAATATAACAACTATTCTTTGCATATATAATTTTATGGGACAGATATATGTTTAAACATGGTCAACATGGCCGAAACTGGGAATTCAGCTTATTTTTGTCAAACTACTTACTTTTCCACTCAATAGTACTAGCTATATTTTGTGGAATATGATGCAGATTCACCAGTTTGACTAACGTAAATGGGACTGTATATTGTGAGTCAACAGTAGATAGAGTACAAAACAAAGCCCCGAAACTTCGTATCTGTGCAATAAGCACAACTCCAAGTATTGCTGTACTGGTAGAATCGGGAGAAGTCCCACTAGAGCAGCCAAGACAAACTTTAATTTTCTTAATGGATTCATCTTAGAGGATTTGGGAATGAAAACACAACTACAAGTGTCCTTACGTATAACAAATTTAAGGGAAGTTGTTTTGGCTGGAATATAAAAGATAAATCAGAAGAAAACAATAtaatgaaacacattttaattccCCCTCTCCAATAAGCAATGTTTCTCCATGGTTATTTCCTAAGGCTAAAGTTGACCATGAGGTCATGGAGCTAAAGAAAGTTTGAGTGACAACGAAATAGGACGTGATACAAACCAGTATACAACAAATCATTTTTACAGTTTCCTACAGATATTTACTGATGACACAAAAGACCAAAATGATCTTGTGAGCAATAGTCTACATCCCACAATTTCAGATTCAGATAGGGAATAGAATAACAGATAAACTGATGGTTTACACAGCAGAGATGATGCCAGTGATCATTGGTCTTCGGTGGGTGGAAGAAGTGAGGCCAGACAGGGTGGTGTTGTAAACTGGCTCTGCAGGCAATTAGGGAAGATCTAATGTTTGTCAGAATGGATAAAACATCACTAAACATGAGGCATATAATGGACATTCCATTTGGGAAAGTGGAAAGGTAAAGCACTAATCAAACAGAAAATATCAGAACTTTTGCAGACAGTATGGGCAGAACATACCTTAAAATTCAGAGGACAGTTAGAGCACAGAGTGTCAAAGGAAGATGTAGAAGGGAGGAGGCAATTATATCCAGATTAAGGTTTAATCTCACTGGTTTAAACAATACACTATTGTTGTTGGGAAAAGGTAATTCACACCCAGCTGGCGCCAGACATCATATGACGTCAGAAAGATTGGACTTAAGCAGGACAGAGATAAAAAATTTGGGCTGGAATGAAAATCGGATCAATGACATTCTAAATATCTAAGGATGTTAGAATTTCACGTTGTGTGGACATAACATTATCACATTTTGCAGACACTGGGTTCTGTTCTCCATACTTTGCAACAAAGGGTCATTATTCTAAATCAAGATGATGTTGGGATGAGATTGTTTTGGATTGTCCTCAGTATTCCACATCAAATGATGCTGGCATTAGACCTTGAATTTTTCTCATCGGacatcacaacctaaattcaaacAAATATCAGTGTCTAAAGatgttggtggccagctgggcaAGTATGTGTGCATTGCAATAGAGTGATCGATTTCCTAATAAACACTGGATTGTTTGATAGaattaatttatatatatatatattttttttttaaattattattattattattagtagtagtagtagtagtatccACCTTTATTGCATGTAATTTAAAGAGTTATGTAAATCAGGTCCTGTGTTACATACTCCGGTACGATAGGTGGCGGTATGTACCAAAAAAGCTTGTATTATAATCTACCAAAACCGCATTGAAGAAGAAGAACCGTGACAGTCCACCGACCTGTCTGCAGTGTGTTATTTGTCACAAGCTGGTAGTGCTAAATTTTACGCTGTGTATCTTGTCTTTTATCCTTTTTATAACCACCAAATGAAAGAAACGTTAACGTCAGTGAACAGCAGTTGATACTCTCGCATACAGAAATGGCAGACGATGAAATAGACTACAATATCGTGTTTCCAGATGCGGGGACATCGGGTGAGCATCATTTCATTGTACTGTGTTCATGCCTCAGTTAGCTTAGCGTGCATGCTAACGTTTTTCTTACAAGGATGCCGTGAAGATGTAGTTCTGCTGACTGTTAGCTTTAGCcttttagcttagtttagccAACCTTGCCTTGGCAGCTTTGGTAACGCGCTGTATTATTGTGTCTTGTTTTCAGAGAGGCACTGGCAGGGGACAAAGGAGCCAGTTGTGATCCTGTTGGGCTGGGCTGGATGCAAAGACAAACACCTCTCCAAGTACAGCTCCATCTACAATGAACAGGTGAATAGTAAATATCTCACAAGACATTCTGCTTACTGTTGTACTGTCATTTAGCAGCATTGTGGCATTATAGAAGCAAAACTATCAACAGCTCataaatatttctttctttctttttctgttttcctcaaTTTTAGGGATGTGTCACCATACGCTACACAGCTCCCTTGAAGACAGTCTTCATCTCTGAGTCGTTTGGCTACAAGGAGCTGAGCAGTACAGCCCTTAAATTGCTGGAGATCCTCTATGATTACGAGGTGGAGAACAGTCCTGTTTTCTTTCACATATTCAGTAATGGTGGCTTCATGCTGTACCGTTACATCATAGAGTTGTTGTACAATGATAAACAGTTCAGTTCCTTGTGTGTGATTGGGGCCGTAGTGGACAGTGCTCCAGGTGTTGGGAATGTTCCTGGGGCTCTGCGTGCACTGGGGGCCACCCTGGGGCCCAAAATAAGTCCTGTTTTAAGGTACGTTCTCTTAGCCCTTTTCGCAGTGACTGTTTTCCTGTTGCGAATCGTGCTGTACCCATTGACCAAGTATATCCACAAGAACCACTATGACGCAGTGCTGGAGAGGCCACCCGCCTGGCCTCATATCTACCTGTACTCCAGAGCCGACCAGGTGATCAGGCACAGGGACATCGAGCACTTTGTGGAGACACTGAAGCAGAAAGGCGTCACGGTGGacagttttgattttatttccagTCCCCACGTCGGTCATTTCCGGGATTTTCCTGAGCAGTATGCTCTTAAGTGCCGTGATTTCCTGGTCGCTTGCATGAAGGACTTGGAAGGGACTGAGATAAAGAAGAGACAGAGGATTCAGAATCAATGAGACCTGGAGAGAAGCTGACAAGATTTTGCTAACCCTCTGTTAAGCAGTCTTGTGAGGAAAATCAGACAGCTCTTACTCAGTGGTCTGAGAAATCGGTTAGAAAATGaggtcaacattttttttgcaagGCGGCTGGAATTTGAGCGGAGCTAGTACAAGATGTTGATGTTTTTCCGTCCCAGTGCACATAATGGCAAGGTTCCACAAATGTTGTTTTAGGTGTGCTAATCCATATCTGGAAAACCAGCCATATGAAACACTGTAATTCACATACTCCTAAAGTGTGTGGCACAAAACTGCCTactaaaatgtttctgcaaCAGTCATAAAccatatgtaataataataataataataataca includes the following:
- the tmem53 gene encoding transmembrane protein 53, with protein sequence MADDEIDYNIVFPDAGTSERHWQGTKEPVVILLGWAGCKDKHLSKYSSIYNEQGCVTIRYTAPLKTVFISESFGYKELSSTALKLLEILYDYEVENSPVFFHIFSNGGFMLYRYIIELLYNDKQFSSLCVIGAVVDSAPGVGNVPGALRALGATLGPKISPVLRYVLLALFAVTVFLLRIVLYPLTKYIHKNHYDAVLERPPAWPHIYLYSRADQVIRHRDIEHFVETLKQKGVTVDSFDFISSPHVGHFRDFPEQYALKCRDFLVACMKDLEGTEIKKRQRIQNQ